A DNA window from Streptomyces bacillaris contains the following coding sequences:
- a CDS encoding SCO4402 family protein, whose product MGVMPLTDMPWWRWRTNVRSALHMLSDPVFHHECWLVGREGYGDVTDAVYRLVEDTWLDNWSAEKYVGTIFRDSAEAAAVDAAALRVLRIMHQVGADAPVSAYLEHHGWPEAVHAAREAHVMLATNDGEDPDTPPRSLDVIRIMTRAA is encoded by the coding sequence ATGGGCGTCATGCCGCTCACTGACATGCCGTGGTGGCGCTGGCGCACCAACGTGCGCTCGGCGCTGCACATGCTCTCCGACCCCGTCTTCCACCACGAGTGCTGGCTCGTCGGCCGGGAGGGGTACGGGGACGTCACCGACGCCGTGTACCGCCTGGTCGAGGACACCTGGCTCGACAACTGGTCCGCCGAGAAGTACGTCGGCACCATATTCAGGGACTCCGCCGAGGCGGCCGCCGTCGACGCCGCCGCCCTGCGGGTCCTGCGGATCATGCACCAGGTCGGCGCGGACGCCCCCGTATCGGCCTACCTGGAGCACCACGGCTGGCCGGAGGCGGTCCACGCGGCCCGCGAGGCGCATGTGATGCTCGCCACCAACGACGGCGAGGACCCCGACACCCCGCCGCGCTCGCTGGACGTCATCCGCATCATGACCAGGGCCGCCTGA
- a CDS encoding transporter gives MSVLDAPVTTAAPAPPATGLTPTFVRLKLTLLRNGLRQSSGRKAAFIASLVFALLVAAGQVLALVLLRGNANAGTVVVLLTAVVALGWAVLPLFFPSGDDTLDPTRLVMLPLRPEPLVRALLVSSLIGIGPLFTLCLVVGSVIALAHGAAGTVFAVLAVPLTMLLCVALSRAVTTANVRLLNSRKGRDLAVLSGLVIAVGIQFVNFGAQRLGEAGGLSTLEPVADVARWLPGASAIAAVEAASRGSYGVAAAQLLVTVAALGALVWLWQRGLVKLMTAPDGSTVAAAAPTTRKESGRTGLSGLLPEGRTATVVHRSLLYIARDPKTKAAWVTALAIGAIVPLINALQGTGSIYFACFAAGMLGMQMYNQFGQDTSAFWMVALTISSTRDAYVELRARALALLLITLPYTVVVCVATAALLGSWQALPGVLGISFALLGAMLGIGAVASALFPYSIPQEGAFKNVAPGQGGLAWISILGGMLAAPVLAGPVIALTVWLHLADHHSALWLVIPAGAVYGALLGWAGLRIAAPRTANRLPEILSAVSKG, from the coding sequence ATGAGCGTGCTCGACGCCCCCGTCACCACCGCCGCTCCGGCGCCCCCGGCGACGGGCCTGACCCCCACCTTCGTCCGGCTCAAGCTGACGCTCCTGCGGAACGGGCTGCGGCAGTCGTCCGGGCGGAAGGCGGCGTTCATCGCCTCGCTCGTCTTCGCCCTGCTGGTCGCGGCGGGCCAGGTCCTCGCCCTCGTCCTGCTGCGCGGCAACGCGAACGCGGGCACGGTCGTGGTGCTGCTGACAGCCGTCGTGGCGCTCGGCTGGGCGGTGCTGCCGCTCTTCTTCCCGAGCGGGGACGACACCCTCGACCCGACCCGGCTGGTGATGCTGCCGCTGCGGCCCGAGCCGCTGGTGCGGGCGCTGCTGGTCTCCTCGCTGATCGGGATCGGCCCGCTGTTCACCCTCTGCCTGGTGGTCGGCTCGGTGATCGCGCTGGCGCACGGGGCGGCGGGCACGGTGTTCGCGGTGCTCGCGGTCCCGCTGACGATGCTGCTCTGCGTGGCCCTGTCCCGGGCCGTCACCACCGCCAACGTACGGCTGCTCAACTCCCGCAAGGGCCGTGACCTGGCGGTGCTCAGCGGGCTGGTGATCGCGGTGGGCATCCAGTTCGTGAACTTCGGCGCGCAGCGGCTCGGCGAGGCCGGCGGGCTCTCCACGCTGGAGCCGGTCGCGGACGTGGCCCGCTGGCTGCCCGGCGCCTCCGCCATAGCGGCGGTGGAGGCGGCGTCGCGGGGGTCGTACGGGGTGGCGGCCGCGCAACTGCTGGTCACGGTGGCGGCCCTGGGGGCGCTGGTGTGGCTGTGGCAGCGGGGGCTGGTGAAGCTGATGACCGCCCCGGACGGCTCCACGGTGGCCGCCGCCGCGCCGACGACCCGCAAGGAATCGGGCCGCACCGGGCTGTCGGGGCTGCTGCCGGAGGGGCGTACGGCGACGGTCGTGCACCGCAGCCTGCTCTACATCGCCCGGGACCCGAAGACCAAGGCGGCCTGGGTCACGGCGCTGGCGATCGGCGCGATCGTGCCGCTGATCAACGCGCTCCAGGGCACCGGCTCGATCTACTTCGCCTGCTTCGCCGCCGGGATGCTCGGCATGCAGATGTACAACCAGTTCGGCCAGGACACCTCCGCCTTCTGGATGGTCGCCCTGACGATCTCCTCCACCCGGGACGCGTACGTCGAACTGCGCGCCCGCGCCCTCGCCCTGCTGCTGATCACCCTCCCGTACACCGTGGTGGTCTGTGTGGCGACGGCGGCGCTGCTCGGCAGCTGGCAGGCGCTGCCGGGGGTGCTGGGCATCTCCTTCGCGCTGCTGGGCGCGATGCTGGGGATCGGGGCGGTGGCCTCGGCGCTGTTCCCGTACTCGATCCCGCAGGAGGGCGCGTTCAAGAACGTGGCCCCCGGGCAGGGCGGGCTGGCGTGGATCTCCATCCTCGGCGGCATGCTGGCCGCGCCGGTGCTGGCCGGTCCGGTGATCGCGCTGACGGTCTGGCTGCACCTGGCGGACCACCACTCCGCGCTCTGGCTGGTGATCCCGGCGGGTGCGGTGTACGGGGCGCTCCTCGGGTGGGCGGGCCTGCGCATCGCGGCCCCGCGCACGGCGAACCGACTGCCGGAGATCCTCTCGGCGGTCAGCAAGGGGTGA
- a CDS encoding ABC transporter substrate-binding protein, which produces MTGRRRTAFPRPFPFLIGTAVAGALLLSGCGVLPGGPGGSGEPVTVMTWAPDQVDDVDAVSMPGVPAMARTYARWINEQGGIRGRELRVITCDERDTAAGAERCARQAVDRGVAAVVGSYSRHGQSAIPVLESGGIPYIGGYGASDEEFRSYLSYPVNGGQSALLAGHGRQLAEGCERVSLVRPDSIGGARMPQLLNTGLLAAQRPESTDILAPERATSYDEQAAKALKRAGGNCVAAVLGSRTETFFDSFRRLEPEGERVRISSVLGSVSQPLINRTGGRKSPFEGAYVTGWYPDAGDPRWNEMREVIRKHAFGDNRIDPDDTGVQTTWIAYTVLRAVVGTIGDDTVTANKVTSSLNRGTEVDTGGLTPVLRWRFKDLLGTSPYPRIVNAEVTFQVVREGRLTAQKKGFVDVAEALSDARRTAG; this is translated from the coding sequence ATGACCGGACGGAGACGCACCGCCTTCCCCCGCCCCTTCCCCTTCCTCATCGGCACGGCGGTGGCCGGAGCGCTGCTGCTGTCCGGCTGCGGCGTGCTCCCCGGAGGCCCGGGGGGCTCCGGGGAGCCGGTCACGGTGATGACCTGGGCCCCCGACCAGGTGGACGACGTCGACGCGGTGAGCATGCCGGGCGTCCCCGCGATGGCCCGGACGTACGCCCGCTGGATCAACGAGCAGGGCGGCATCCGCGGCCGCGAGCTGCGGGTCATCACCTGTGACGAGCGCGACACCGCGGCGGGCGCCGAGCGGTGCGCCCGGCAGGCCGTGGACCGGGGGGTGGCCGCGGTCGTCGGTTCGTACAGCCGGCACGGGCAGAGCGCCATCCCGGTGCTGGAGTCCGGCGGCATCCCGTACATCGGCGGGTACGGCGCCTCCGACGAGGAGTTCCGCAGCTACCTCTCGTACCCGGTCAACGGCGGTCAGTCGGCGCTCCTCGCCGGGCACGGGCGGCAGCTCGCGGAAGGCTGCGAGCGGGTCTCGCTGGTGCGGCCCGACTCGATCGGCGGGGCCCGGATGCCGCAGCTCCTCAACACCGGGCTGCTCGCCGCCCAGCGGCCCGAGTCCACCGACATCCTGGCCCCGGAGCGCGCCACCTCCTACGACGAGCAGGCGGCGAAGGCGCTGAAACGGGCGGGCGGCAACTGTGTCGCGGCGGTGCTCGGTTCGCGTACGGAGACCTTCTTCGACTCCTTCCGCCGGCTGGAGCCGGAGGGCGAGCGGGTGCGGATCTCCTCCGTGCTCGGCAGCGTCAGCCAGCCGCTCATCAACCGCACGGGCGGCCGGAAGAGCCCGTTCGAGGGGGCCTACGTCACCGGCTGGTACCCGGACGCGGGCGACCCGCGCTGGAACGAGATGCGCGAGGTGATCCGGAAGCACGCCTTCGGGGACAACCGCATCGACCCGGACGACACGGGCGTGCAGACCACGTGGATCGCGTACACCGTGCTGCGGGCGGTCGTCGGGACGATCGGCGACGACACGGTCACCGCGAACAAGGTCACCTCCTCGCTCAACCGGGGCACCGAGGTCGACACGGGCGGTCTGACCCCGGTGCTCCGCTGGCGGTTCAAGGACCTGCTGGGGACCTCGCCCTACCCGCGGATCGTCAACGCGGAAGTGACGTTCCAGGTGGTACGGGAAGGGCGGCTCACCGCCCAGAAGAAGGGCTTCGTGGATGTCGCGGAGGCCCTGTCGGACGCCCGGCGGACGGCGGGCTGA
- a CDS encoding LysE family translocator: MTSTALAVAASPAFLASCTAVICSPGPDSMLVLRLVSRARRRPPVLAAAAGMLIAGAGYAVAAVTGSMAVVLLRPELFLVWQIAGALVLAVTGARALWEALRPEQAAPQPPAAGEPPADRLPRHLLLGFLCTAGNPKVGLFLTVFLPQFLPVEAPSAAALSLLALVYLAIGALWLLVLTEVGVRVVARRTAGEAAFPPLAARIGNAVAGLVLLGLALTLFIR; the protein is encoded by the coding sequence GTGACCTCCACGGCCCTCGCCGTGGCGGCCAGCCCGGCCTTCCTCGCCAGCTGCACGGCCGTGATCTGCAGCCCCGGCCCGGACAGCATGCTGGTCCTGCGCCTGGTCAGCCGTGCCCGCCGCCGCCCTCCGGTGCTGGCCGCGGCGGCGGGCATGCTGATCGCCGGTGCCGGATACGCCGTCGCGGCGGTCACCGGCAGCATGGCCGTGGTGCTGCTCCGGCCCGAACTGTTCCTGGTCTGGCAGATCGCCGGGGCGCTGGTGCTCGCCGTGACCGGCGCCCGGGCCCTGTGGGAGGCCCTGCGGCCCGAACAGGCCGCCCCGCAGCCCCCCGCGGCTGGAGAACCGCCCGCTGACCGGCTGCCGAGACACCTGCTGCTCGGCTTCCTCTGCACCGCCGGAAATCCGAAGGTCGGCCTCTTCCTGACCGTCTTCCTCCCGCAGTTCCTGCCCGTCGAGGCCCCGTCGGCCGCCGCGCTCTCCCTGCTGGCCCTGGTGTATCTGGCCATCGGCGCGCTCTGGCTGCTGGTCCTCACCGAAGTGGGCGTACGGGTGGTGGCGCGGCGGACGGCGGGCGAGGCCGCGTTCCCCCCGCTCGCCGCCCGGATCGGCAACGCCGTCGCGGGGCTCGTCCTCCTGGGCCTCGCCCTCACCCTGTTCATCCGCTGA
- a CDS encoding ATP-grasp domain-containing protein → MNPLPVSQAAVIVDPFSSGAQYAPEFASRGIATVAVSSLPAVPAAYADSWDPALHHRVLHFDGDLDQLVAALRPLSPRCVLAGAESGVELADQLTERLLPDQANVPALAAARRDKGAMDRALRAAGVPTIAQICTDDPEAVRAWIDREGLRGKDLVVKPPKSGSTDGVTRVPAGTDWRIPFDAQLGRINQWHNLNDRMLVQEYAHGTEFVVDTFSHGGRHTVADICRYGKTDNDGQMAVYESLTWVAPDTPEAPVLTHYAEAVLDAVGLRHGTAHIEIMLTADGPRLIEINSRPHGGGHPAFNLAATGDSQVHRAVRWYAGEEAAPKTYRLLQHMTVLFLMARRPGTVSNTAALHGIRELPSYHHSAVRLRDGDLIEVTRDLLATLTLGFVVLAHPDAEQVAKDTAAVRAMEDALIVTPVPNGPGGPR, encoded by the coding sequence TTGAACCCCTTGCCCGTCTCCCAGGCGGCCGTCATCGTCGATCCGTTCTCCTCCGGGGCGCAGTACGCACCGGAGTTCGCCTCCCGGGGCATCGCCACGGTCGCGGTCAGCTCGCTGCCGGCCGTGCCTGCGGCCTACGCCGACTCCTGGGACCCCGCACTCCACCACCGGGTCCTCCACTTCGACGGCGACCTGGACCAACTGGTGGCGGCGCTGCGGCCATTGTCGCCGCGCTGTGTGCTCGCGGGCGCCGAGAGCGGCGTCGAACTCGCCGACCAGCTCACCGAACGGCTGCTCCCGGACCAGGCCAACGTCCCGGCGCTCGCCGCCGCGCGCCGGGACAAGGGCGCCATGGACCGGGCCCTGCGCGCCGCGGGCGTCCCCACCATCGCCCAGATCTGCACGGACGACCCGGAGGCGGTACGGGCCTGGATCGACCGGGAGGGCCTGCGCGGCAAGGACCTGGTGGTCAAGCCGCCCAAGAGCGGCAGCACCGACGGGGTCACCCGCGTACCGGCCGGGACGGACTGGCGGATCCCGTTCGACGCCCAGCTCGGCCGGATCAACCAGTGGCACAACCTCAACGACCGGATGCTGGTCCAGGAGTACGCCCACGGCACCGAGTTCGTCGTCGACACCTTCAGCCACGGGGGCCGGCACACCGTCGCCGACATCTGCCGCTACGGGAAGACGGACAACGACGGGCAGATGGCCGTCTACGAGAGCCTCACCTGGGTCGCGCCGGACACCCCGGAGGCGCCGGTGCTCACCCACTACGCGGAGGCCGTCCTCGACGCGGTGGGCCTGCGGCACGGCACCGCGCACATCGAGATCATGCTGACCGCCGACGGCCCCCGGCTGATCGAGATCAACTCCCGCCCGCACGGGGGCGGCCACCCCGCCTTCAACCTCGCGGCGACCGGGGACAGCCAGGTGCACCGCGCGGTCCGCTGGTACGCCGGGGAGGAGGCCGCCCCGAAGACGTACCGCCTGCTGCAGCACATGACCGTGCTGTTCCTGATGGCCCGCCGGCCCGGCACCGTCTCCAACACCGCCGCCCTGCACGGGATCCGGGAGCTGCCCTCCTACCACCACTCGGCGGTCAGGCTCCGCGACGGCGATCTGATCGAGGTCACCCGCGACCTGCTGGCCACCCTCACCCTCGGCTTCGTCGTCCTCGCCCACCCCGACGCCGAGCAGGTCGCCAAGGACACGGCGGCGGTCCGCGCCATGGAGGACGCCCTGATCGTCACCCCCGTACCCAACGGGCCGGGCGGCCCCCGGTGA
- a CDS encoding ABC transporter ATP-binding protein, producing the protein MPDRAVARDNTGAHDAPTGATEADATAGGARTAPPAVRVQGLWKRFGDQVAVSGIDLELPAGKFIGLVGPNGAGKTTTLSMVTGLLRPDMGKIEVAGHDVWTDPVAVKSRIGVLPEGLRLFERLSGRELLAYNGRLRGLPGDETDKRAAQLLDVLDLAGSQNKLVVDYSTGMRKKIGLAAALLHNPEVLFLDEPFEGVDPVSAQTIRGVLERYTRSGATVIFSSHVMELVESLCDWVAVMAAGRIKAQGTLEQVRGDAPSLQNAFLELVGAGGRDAGDALDWLGGAR; encoded by the coding sequence ATGCCGGACCGGGCAGTTGCACGTGACAACACGGGCGCGCACGACGCGCCCACGGGCGCGACGGAAGCAGACGCGACGGCGGGCGGTGCGCGGACCGCGCCCCCCGCTGTCCGCGTACAGGGGCTGTGGAAGCGGTTCGGGGACCAGGTCGCCGTCTCGGGGATCGATCTGGAGCTGCCCGCAGGCAAGTTCATCGGTCTGGTGGGGCCCAACGGGGCGGGCAAGACGACGACGCTCTCCATGGTCACCGGGCTCCTCCGGCCCGACATGGGGAAGATCGAGGTCGCGGGCCACGACGTGTGGACGGACCCGGTCGCGGTGAAGTCCCGGATCGGGGTGCTCCCCGAGGGGCTGCGGCTCTTCGAGCGGCTGTCGGGGCGCGAACTGCTCGCTTACAATGGCCGGTTGCGCGGGCTGCCGGGCGACGAGACCGACAAGCGGGCCGCCCAGCTCCTGGACGTCCTCGACCTGGCGGGCTCGCAGAACAAGCTCGTCGTCGACTACTCGACCGGTATGCGGAAGAAGATCGGTCTCGCCGCCGCCCTTCTCCACAACCCGGAAGTGCTCTTCCTGGACGAGCCGTTCGAGGGCGTCGACCCGGTCTCCGCCCAGACCATCCGGGGCGTGCTGGAGCGCTACACCCGCTCCGGGGCGACCGTGATCTTCTCCAGCCATGTGATGGAGCTGGTGGAGTCGCTCTGCGACTGGGTGGCCGTGATGGCGGCGGGCCGGATCAAGGCGCAGGGCACGCTGGAGCAGGTCCGCGGGGACGCGCCCTCGCTCCAGAACGCCTTCCTCGAACTGGTCGGCGCGGGCGGCCGGGACGCCGGGGACGCGCTCGACTGGCTGGGCGGCGCCCGATGA
- the purU gene encoding formyltetrahydrofolate deformylase, with product MTAPQPATPPAASDTALPEQYVLTLSCPDKQGIVHAVSSYLFMTGCNIEDSQQFGDHDTGLFFMRVHFSADATVTVDKLRASFAAIGEAFRMEWQIHRPAERMRVVLMVSRFGHCLNDLLFRSRTGALPVEIAAVVSNHTDFAELVASYGIPFRHLPVTKDNKAEAEAQLLELVREEDVELVVLARYMQVLSDDLCKQLSGRIINIHHSFLPSFKGAKPYHQAHARGVKLIGATAHYVTADLDEGPIIEQEVERVGHDVTPDQLVAIGRDVECQALARAVKWHAERRILLNGHRTVIFN from the coding sequence ATGACCGCACCGCAGCCCGCCACGCCCCCGGCCGCCTCGGACACCGCCCTGCCCGAGCAGTACGTCCTCACCCTCTCCTGCCCCGACAAACAGGGCATCGTGCACGCCGTGTCGAGTTACCTCTTCATGACCGGCTGCAACATCGAGGACAGTCAGCAGTTCGGGGACCACGACACGGGTCTGTTCTTCATGCGCGTCCACTTCTCGGCGGACGCCACCGTGACCGTGGACAAGCTGCGCGCCAGCTTCGCCGCGATCGGGGAGGCCTTCCGGATGGAGTGGCAGATCCACCGGCCGGCGGAGCGGATGCGGGTCGTCCTGATGGTCAGCAGGTTCGGCCACTGCCTCAACGACCTGCTGTTCCGCTCCCGTACGGGGGCGCTGCCCGTCGAGATCGCGGCCGTCGTCTCCAACCACACGGACTTCGCCGAGCTGGTCGCCTCGTACGGCATCCCCTTCCGCCACCTCCCGGTGACCAAGGACAACAAGGCGGAGGCCGAGGCGCAGCTGCTGGAGCTGGTCCGTGAGGAGGACGTCGAGCTGGTCGTCCTCGCCCGCTACATGCAGGTGCTCTCGGACGATCTGTGCAAGCAGCTGAGCGGCCGGATCATCAACATCCACCACTCGTTCCTGCCGAGCTTCAAGGGCGCCAAGCCCTACCACCAGGCGCACGCCCGGGGCGTGAAGCTGATCGGCGCCACCGCCCACTACGTCACCGCCGACCTGGACGAGGGCCCGATCATCGAGCAGGAGGTGGAGCGCGTCGGCCACGACGTGACCCCCGACCAGCTCGTCGCGATCGGCCGGGACGTGGAGTGCCAGGCGCTGGCGCGCGCGGTGAAGTGGCACGCGGAGCGGCGCATCCTGCTCAACGGCCACCGTACGGTGATCTTCAACTGA
- a CDS encoding RNA polymerase sigma factor, translated as MPLQVPELLAVDLDRGFAELVRSHGGVVYSVLLRLSGSSRDVEDLVQDTFLRAYTALSGYSPERRGALQPRAWLLAIGTNVWRNHVRTLTRRPVAESGVDVGELPLTDGLPGPEQRAEHVAERERLVAALAELPERYRVPVVLRHIAELGYAEIADLLGCPVGTVKAQVSRGLAALREMPRLTQEEVIR; from the coding sequence ATGCCTCTTCAGGTGCCCGAGCTGCTCGCGGTGGATCTCGACCGCGGCTTCGCCGAGCTGGTGCGCTCCCACGGCGGGGTCGTGTACTCGGTGCTGCTGCGCCTGTCCGGCAGCTCGCGCGATGTGGAAGATCTCGTACAGGACACGTTCCTGCGGGCGTACACCGCGCTGTCCGGGTATTCGCCCGAGCGGCGCGGAGCCCTGCAGCCGCGGGCCTGGCTGCTGGCGATCGGTACGAATGTATGGCGCAACCATGTACGGACGCTGACGCGGCGGCCGGTCGCGGAGTCGGGCGTGGACGTCGGGGAGCTGCCGCTCACCGACGGACTGCCGGGCCCCGAGCAGCGGGCGGAGCACGTGGCGGAGCGGGAGAGGCTGGTGGCGGCGCTCGCCGAGCTGCCCGAGCGCTACCGGGTTCCGGTGGTGCTCCGGCACATCGCCGAGCTGGGGTACGCGGAGATCGCGGACCTGCTGGGGTGTCCGGTCGGCACGGTCAAGGCCCAGGTGTCACGAGGACTGGCGGCGTTGCGCGAGATGCCCCGGCTGACGCAGGAGGAGGTGATCCGATGA
- a CDS encoding Ada metal-binding domain-containing protein: MSGRYEGPGGPAGAARAGLNGTASAEGAPFGFDSLRGPMPVDLGIRILRRAGVPERAYDRYSLVEGPVVALFVAHGRGAVTGAGPVDRYAGPEDFEEQHLLRTGRAALPAGRPLPGVVGALRTGRDRNLRYDYGTLPESRSRVLEAVRGIPRGQLRPVGWLGAEAGVPEATAAELLEAVRSGPAPVLIPVHRLGDEDGRPVDCGLPAVLVERLRAYEGIDEERLGRFAAAGTHYLGSGTTRIFCYPTCAHARRITDRHRVPFGSVAAARRAGYRPCLSCRPVAA, translated from the coding sequence ATGAGTGGTCGGTACGAGGGACCCGGTGGACCGGCCGGTGCGGCGCGGGCCGGGCTGAACGGTACGGCGAGCGCCGAGGGCGCACCGTTCGGGTTCGACAGCCTGCGGGGGCCCATGCCGGTGGATCTGGGGATCCGGATCCTGCGCCGGGCGGGCGTCCCCGAGCGCGCGTACGACCGGTACTCCCTGGTCGAGGGCCCGGTGGTGGCGCTGTTCGTCGCGCACGGCCGGGGGGCGGTGACCGGGGCCGGTCCGGTGGACCGGTATGCGGGGCCGGAGGACTTCGAGGAGCAGCATCTGCTGCGGACCGGCCGGGCGGCGCTTCCGGCGGGCAGGCCGCTGCCGGGGGTCGTCGGGGCGCTGCGGACCGGCCGGGACCGGAACCTGCGCTATGACTACGGGACGCTGCCGGAGTCCCGGTCCCGGGTCCTGGAGGCGGTGCGGGGTATTCCGCGCGGCCAGTTGCGGCCCGTGGGGTGGCTGGGGGCCGAGGCGGGGGTGCCGGAGGCCACGGCGGCGGAGCTGCTGGAGGCGGTGCGGTCCGGTCCGGCCCCGGTGCTGATCCCCGTCCACCGGCTCGGTGACGAGGACGGCCGACCGGTGGACTGCGGGCTTCCGGCGGTGCTGGTCGAGCGGCTGCGGGCGTACGAGGGGATCGACGAGGAGCGGCTGGGGCGGTTCGCCGCGGCCGGTACCCACTATCTGGGCAGCGGCACCACCAGGATCTTCTGCTACCCGACCTGTGCGCACGCCCGCCGGATCACCGACCGGCACCGGGTGCCGTTCGGGTCGGTGGCCGCGGCCCGGCGGGCCGGGTACCGGCCGTGTCTGAGCTGCCGTCCGGTGGCGGCCTGA
- a CDS encoding bifunctional DNA primase/polymerase, with protein sequence MLVVEEPMGVTEAATVPQQRGEQLLDAAVRYAEERHWDVFPGTWLEAVEGIERCSCGEPACPLPGAHAGRPDWAGQATGSGAAARRMWSRQPRASVLLPTGRAFDALEVPESAGFLALARMERMDLTLGPVTCTPDRRMLFFVLPGAAAKISELVRALGWNAEAIDLTGRGEGHYIAAPPTRVGGRGAVQWARKPTTVNRWLPDVDELVSPLAYACAREAADARARAS encoded by the coding sequence GTGCTGGTCGTGGAAGAGCCCATGGGAGTCACGGAAGCCGCAACGGTCCCTCAGCAGCGGGGCGAGCAACTGCTCGACGCCGCCGTGCGATACGCGGAAGAGCGCCACTGGGACGTGTTCCCCGGCACCTGGCTGGAGGCCGTGGAGGGGATCGAGCGCTGCTCCTGCGGCGAGCCGGCCTGCCCCCTGCCCGGGGCCCACGCCGGCCGCCCCGACTGGGCGGGCCAGGCGACCGGCAGCGGGGCGGCGGCCCGGCGGATGTGGTCCCGGCAGCCGCGCGCCTCGGTGCTCCTGCCGACCGGCCGCGCGTTCGACGCGCTGGAGGTGCCGGAGTCGGCCGGGTTCCTGGCGCTGGCCCGGATGGAGCGGATGGACCTCACGCTCGGCCCGGTGACCTGCACCCCCGACCGTCGGATGCTCTTCTTCGTGCTCCCGGGCGCGGCGGCCAAGATCTCCGAACTGGTGCGCGCGCTCGGCTGGAACGCGGAGGCGATCGATCTGACCGGCCGTGGCGAGGGCCACTACATCGCCGCCCCGCCCACCCGGGTCGGCGGGCGCGGGGCCGTGCAGTGGGCCCGTAAGCCCACGACCGTCAACCGGTGGCTGCCCGATGTGGACGAGCTGGTCAGCCCGCTGGCGTACGCCTGCGCACGCGAGGCGGCGGACGCCCGCGCACGCGCTTCGTAG
- a CDS encoding transcriptional regulator: protein MAARPLVARQPNERLQTLIQEAACSNAGLARRVNMVGAERGLDLRYDKTSVARWLRGQQPRGRAPGIIAEAIGRKLGRTVTIDEIGMANGKNLASGVGLSYAPTVAGAIEQVCELWRSDVGRRDLLTGSAVAASALVEPSRDWLISGKDPQVERAAGARVGMADVAAVKAMTTALTDLDHRFGSGHVRPVLVHYLNSVVSGLLSGAYREQVGRELFAAVARLTELGGYMAVDTGQPGLAQRYYIQALRLAQAAGDRAYGGYVLAASMSHLAAQLGNPREIAQLARAAQEGARGQVTPRAQAMFHAAEARGHALLGDARTCQVVMGRAVAALEQAEPDTGDDPEWIAHFDHGYLADELAHCHRDLGQAAEAARRAKEALAALPETRARRRGIGLVLLASAQVQQREVERACHTGTRAMELLGTVRSSRGSEYLDDLQQRLAPYGQEPAVREFGERLELQAA, encoded by the coding sequence ATGGCAGCAAGGCCTCTCGTAGCCCGCCAGCCCAACGAACGGCTCCAGACGCTCATCCAGGAAGCCGCCTGTTCCAACGCGGGCCTCGCCCGCCGCGTCAACATGGTCGGGGCCGAGCGCGGCCTCGACCTGCGGTACGACAAGACGTCCGTGGCCCGCTGGCTGCGCGGACAGCAGCCCCGGGGCCGGGCCCCGGGCATCATCGCCGAGGCGATCGGCCGCAAGCTGGGCCGCACGGTCACGATCGACGAGATCGGCATGGCCAACGGCAAGAACCTGGCCTCCGGTGTGGGCCTGAGTTACGCACCGACCGTCGCCGGGGCGATCGAGCAGGTCTGCGAGCTGTGGCGCAGCGACGTCGGCCGCCGCGATCTGCTCACCGGCTCCGCCGTCGCCGCCTCCGCCCTCGTCGAGCCCAGCCGCGACTGGCTGATCTCCGGCAAGGACCCCCAGGTCGAACGGGCGGCCGGGGCCCGGGTCGGGATGGCCGACGTGGCGGCGGTGAAGGCGATGACCACGGCCCTCACCGACCTCGACCACCGCTTCGGCAGCGGCCACGTCCGCCCGGTGCTGGTGCACTACCTCAACAGCGTGGTCTCCGGCCTGCTTTCGGGGGCGTACCGCGAACAGGTCGGCCGCGAGCTGTTCGCCGCCGTCGCCCGCCTCACCGAACTCGGCGGCTACATGGCGGTCGACACCGGCCAGCCCGGGCTCGCCCAGCGCTACTACATCCAGGCGCTGCGGCTCGCCCAGGCCGCCGGGGACCGGGCGTACGGCGGCTATGTGCTCGCCGCCTCGATGAGCCACCTCGCAGCCCAGCTCGGCAACCCGCGCGAGATCGCCCAACTCGCCCGCGCCGCCCAGGAAGGCGCCCGCGGCCAGGTCACCCCCCGCGCCCAGGCGATGTTCCACGCGGCGGAGGCCCGGGGCCACGCGCTCCTCGGGGACGCCCGCACCTGCCAGGTGGTGATGGGGCGCGCGGTCGCCGCGCTGGAGCAGGCCGAGCCGGACACGGGCGACGACCCGGAGTGGATCGCCCACTTCGACCACGGGTACCTCGCGGACGAGCTGGCCCACTGTCACCGGGACCTCGGCCAGGCGGCAGAGGCCGCGCGCCGGGCCAAGGAGGCGCTGGCCGCCCTGCCGGAGACCCGGGCCAGGCGCCGGGGCATCGGCCTCGTGCTGCTCGCCTCGGCCCAGGTCCAGCAGCGCGAGGTGGAGCGCGCCTGCCACACGGGGACGCGGGCGATGGAGTTGCTCGGGACGGTCCGCTCCAGCCGGGGCTCCGAATATCTCGACGACCTCCAGCAGCGCCTGGCGCCGTACGGACAGGAGCCCGCCGTACGGGAGTTCGGCGAGCGGCTGGAGCTCCAGGCGGCGTGA